From the genome of Natronolimnobius baerhuensis:
GACGAGTTCCTCGAGTGCTGGCAGTTCCTGGCGGAGATAGCGGTGATGCTCCCAAACGATCAGGTTCGCCAGTTGTGTCAGTGTCTCCCAGTCGCTCTCGACAGCGCCATCGGCCTGTGCAGACGCTAATCGATCTTGGACTGACTCGAGGTCGTAGTCGTTTTCCTCGCAGGCCCTCTCGAGCGATTTCCCGCCACCACAACAGTAGTCTAACTCGAGCGTTTCGAACACGCGGCTGTATGCCGAATGTGCCGCGACGAGTTCACCGAGTGAGTTGTCTGGGTCGATATCGTGTGTGCTGTGTGCCATTGTAATCACCCGGGACGACAGACGGCGATCCAGGACGCCCGTTTCCGTCACCCGCCCCGCTATCGGTGAGACGAACTGCGCAGCAAAAGTGCCAGTCCCGAACATGATCGTTCGGGCAGTGAGTTGCCTGTCCTCTGGCAGTGAATTGGCCTACAGCGGGCCACCAACGAGAACGAGCGTCGCACGCTCATCGCCCGAGTTGACGAGTTGGCGCGTCTCATCAGGATCCAGTCGAATCGCTTCTTCGGCCTCGAGCGTTACTGTCTCGTTTGCATCAGCCAGTTCGACGTCGATTGTCCCCTCGACGACGTAGTAAATCTCCTCCTGGCCGCTCTCGGCTTCGTCGTGTTCCATCCCCTCCGTACCGGCCTCGAGTTCGAGCACGGTGAAGCCGAGTTCCTCGGCCTCGAGTTCGTCTTTCAGAAACCACATGCCACCGGCTTCGGCAGGGACGACTGACTCCGGATCGGTCTTTGCAGCAGTGTCGTAGGCCATACGTCCAGTGTTGTAACCCATCCCCATAGATGTGTGGAACACGGAACGTGACGGGGCCAGTCCGTTACGCCATAGTCACCGAACACTGCCAGTTCGAACCGCCTACGTCGCATACAGCGAGTACGCAATCACGAGAAACCCAGCCAGCACGAGTAGACTTTCCAGAATAATACCACCCTCGAGTGAGACACCAATGAGTTCCGTCGAAAGTCCTGCCAGGACGAACCCGAGCGTCACGAGCCCGAATCCGCCGGCTAAATAGCCAAGTGGCCGCTGGCGCGTGCGCCGATAGGCTTTGTACGCGAAGTACGTGATCACGCCGCCAACGATCAGTACGAGCGTTTTGACGACGGTCAGCGCGATCATAATCGTTGGCTCGTCGACGGCAGGACTCGTCATGTCTGTCAGGCGCGACATGAGCGACAACAACCAAGAATCTTCCCGTTCACCTGTCCGAACCGCAGAAGATTCGGGCTAGGAGGAACTGCACTCGGCGAACCCATTTCACCACTCGAGGTCGAACGACCCGCTATGACCCGACTTGTCGAACTCGAGGCAACTGGCCCGCGAAAACTGACGCCGGACGACATTGACGATGCACACGGTGACGTTGCAGTCTGTCAGTGTGGCCTCTCGGCGTCGTTTCCGTTCTGTGATGGCAGTCACCGCCAAACGACAGCAGAAGATGCCGACACGACGTACACCTACGAAAACGGTGAGCGGCGAGTCGTCGACTGTGTCCAGACGAGTGCGTGCACCGCCGACGCCACCGCTGACGATGACAGCGACAGTGACCGGTAACTCACCAGGTCTCGATTCGCCCGGCCTGGACGTCCTCTGCACAGCCCTCACAATCCGGATGTCCCGCCTCGTAACACGCCGGGCGATACTCCTCATCGAGCATCGCCGCCCGCTGCTCGGCATAGCGCCGACAGACGAGTTTTACTCGTCCCTCCTCGTCCGCGGGCAACTCCCGCGCGTTTTTCGCCCGCTCATAGGCCTCGCGTGCCTCCTCGAGTTGGCTATCCGTCGAATCGCGCAGTTGCTCGTACTGCTCTCCTGCGTCCTGCAGTCTCGACCGCAGGAACCGCTCGAGCCGACGCCGATCCGCCATTACCCGTCGTTCGGCCGCCTGATACATAGGCCCGTCGCCGGCTCGCACCAGTCATGTGCCACTCGAGGCA
Proteins encoded in this window:
- a CDS encoding CDGSH iron-sulfur domain-containing protein, whose translation is MTRLVELEATGPRKLTPDDIDDAHGDVAVCQCGLSASFPFCDGSHRQTTAEDADTTYTYENGERRVVDCVQTSACTADATADDDSDSDR
- a CDS encoding DUF7521 family protein, which translates into the protein MTSPAVDEPTIMIALTVVKTLVLIVGGVITYFAYKAYRRTRQRPLGYLAGGFGLVTLGFVLAGLSTELIGVSLEGGIILESLLVLAGFLVIAYSLYAT
- a CDS encoding DUF7091 family protein, producing the protein MADRRRLERFLRSRLQDAGEQYEQLRDSTDSQLEEAREAYERAKNARELPADEEGRVKLVCRRYAEQRAAMLDEEYRPACYEAGHPDCEGCAEDVQAGRIETW
- a CDS encoding cupin domain-containing protein, which translates into the protein MAYDTAAKTDPESVVPAEAGGMWFLKDELEAEELGFTVLELEAGTEGMEHDEAESGQEEIYYVVEGTIDVELADANETVTLEAEEAIRLDPDETRQLVNSGDERATLVLVGGPL